A window from Malania oleifera isolate guangnan ecotype guangnan chromosome 7, ASM2987363v1, whole genome shotgun sequence encodes these proteins:
- the LOC131159533 gene encoding autophagy-related protein 18d-like — MSSPVSTSRGLLPQTRVGSFESPNSGASGSFDHAEPDFDTDEAELLSVSWNQDYGCFAAGTSCGFRIYNCDPFKETFRRELKSGGFGIIEMLFRCNILALVGGVSNAQYPPNKVMIWDDHQSRCIGEFSFRSEVRGVKLRRDHFVVVLEHKIYVYNFMDLKLLHQIETLSNPRGLCCLSHHSNTFVLACPGLHRGEVRIEHFGLNLTKLINAHDSHIACLTLTMDGLLLATASIRGTLIRIFNTMDGTRLQEVRRGVDKAGIYSIALSPNVQWLAVSSHKGTVHIFSLRVRVVGEDSPAYSSAAQGLAPFHQNSSASLDALISPSTGVNPGSSLSFMKGVLPKYFSSEWSFAQFHLTEGTQYIVGFGSQNAVLIVGMDGSFYRCSFDPVNGGEMLQQEYVHFLKTQSRCR; from the exons ATGAGTTCACCTGTCTCAACATCGAGAGGACTACTTCCACAAACAAGGGTTGGCTCTTTCGAATCCCCAAATTCTGGGGCTTCTGGTTCTTTTGATCACGCTGAACCAGACTTTGACACTGATGAAGCTGAGTTACTCTCTGTCTCATGGAATCAGGACTATGGTTGCTTTGCTGCTGGCACAAGCTGTGGTTTTCGCATATATAACTGTGATCCTTTTAAGGAAACCTTCAGACGTGAATTGAAAAGTGGGGGCTTTGGAATTATTGAGATGCTATTCCGGTGCAACATTTTGGCACTTGTTGGTGGAGTATCTAATGCCCAGTATCCTCCAAACAAGGTTATGATCTGGGATGATCATCAAAGCCGGTGCATTGGTGAATTTTCATTTAGGTCTGAGGTTCGTGGAGTGAAATTGAGAAGGGATCATTTTGTTGTTGTTCTTGAGCACAAGATATATGTTTACAATTTTATGGATCTGAAGCTTCTTCATCAGATTGAGACTTTGTCGAATCCCAGGGGACTATGTTGCCTCTCACACCATTCAAATACATTTGTGTTGGCTTGCCCAGGTCTGCATCGCGGAGAGGTCCGGATTGAACATTTTGGGCTTAATTTGACAAAGTTAATTAATGCCCATGATTCTCACATAGCATGCCTCACATTAACAATGGATGGGCTTCTCCTTGCAACTGCTAGCATAAGGGGCACTTTGATAAGAATTTTCAACACAATGGACGGGACTCGCTTGCAAGAG GTGCGTAGAGGAGTGGACAAAGCAGGAATTTATAGCATTGCTCTCTCCCCAAATGTTCAGTGGTTGGCTGTGTCAAGTCATAAAGGTACTGTTCATATATTCAGTCTTAGAGTTCGAGTTGTCGGAGAGGACTCGCCAGCCTATTCCAGTGCTGCTCAAGGTCTAGCACCATTTCACCAGAATTCTTCTGCTTCCCTTGATGCCCTTATCTCTCCGAGCACGGGTGTCAATCCTGGTTCATCACTGTCGTTCATGAAAG GGGTTCTACCAAAATATTTTAGCTCAGAATGGTCATTTGCTCAGTTCCACTTAACTGAAGGCACTCAATACATTGTGGGATTTGGATCCCAGAATGCAGTCCTTATTGTTGGCATGGATGGAAG TTTCTACAGGTGCAGTTTTGACCCCGTCAATGGAGGAGAGATGTTGCAGCAGGAATATGTCCATTTTCTGAAAACTCAAAGCAGGTGTAGATAG